Proteins encoded in a region of the Prunus persica cultivar Lovell chromosome G4, Prunus_persica_NCBIv2, whole genome shotgun sequence genome:
- the LOC18780627 gene encoding dihydropyrimidinase isoform X1, whose translation MAYSSSPQRLLHLLSLILLLFAFCSISESSQFCDAGFGYGESCGVSSSSSTKLLIKGGTVVNAHEMEVADVYVEDGIIVAVRPNIKVGDDVTVLEATGKFVMPGGIDPHTHLDMEFMGSGTIDDFFSGQAAALAGGTTMHIDFVIPVNGSLLSGLEAYEKKSKKSCMDYGFHMAITKWDEVVSKEMEIMVNEKGINSFKFFMAYKGSFMINDELLLQAFKKCKSLGALAMVHAENGDAVYEGQRRMIELGITGPEGHALSRPPVLEGEATARAIKLAGFVNTPLYVVHVMSIDAMEEISKARKSGLKVIGEPVVSGLVLNDSWLWDPDFITAAKYVMSPPIRAAGHGKALQAALSMGTLQLVGTDHCTFNSTQKALGIDDFQKIPNGVNGSHRNGIEERMHLVWDTMVESGQISVTDYVRVTSTECARIFNIYPRKGAIRAGSDADIIILNPNSSFEISAKSHHSRSDTNVYEGWRGKGKVEVTISGGRVVWLNDELKVFPGSGKYVEMRPFSYLFNGIGKADAKYLSSLKAPVKRFRATT comes from the exons ATGGCGTACAGCTCCAGTCCTCAACGCCTCCTCCATCTGTTATCTCTCATCCTTCTTCTCTTCGCCTTTTGTTCCATCTCAGAATCAAGCCAG TTTTGCGATGCTGGATTTGGATATGGCGAGTCGTGTGGCGTTTCTTCGTCTTCGTCGACCAAGTTGTTGATCAAAGGCGGAACTGTAGTGAATGCTCATGAGATGGAGGTCGCTGATGTTTATGTGGAGGATGGAATCATTGTTGCTGTTAGGCCTAATATTAAG GTTGGTGATGATGTCACTGTGCTTGAGGCCACTGGAAAGTTTGTCATGCCAG GAGGCATTGATCCTCATACCCACCTAGACATGGAGTTCATGGGTTCAGGAACCATTGATGATTTCTTCAGTGGTCAGGCTGCGGCGTTAGCTGGTGGAACAACAATGCACATTGACTTTGTTATACCAGTTAATGGAAGTTTATTGTCAGGATTAGAAGCTTATGAAAAAAAGTCTAAGAAGTCCTGCATGGATTATGGTTTCCATATGGCAATTACAAAATGGGATGAAGTTGTttcaaaagaaatggaaataaTGGTCAATGAGAAAG GTATAAACtctttcaagtttttcatGGCATACAAGGGGTCTTTTATGATCAATGATGAGCTTCTGCTACAAGCATTCAAAAAGTGCAAGTCTCTTGGTGCGTTAGCTATGGTTCATGCAGAAAATGGAGATGCTGTATATGAAGGACAGAGAAGAATGATAGAACTTGGTATTACTGGTCCAGAGGGACATGCTCTTTCAAGGCCCCCAGTG CTGGAAGGAGAAGCAACTGCTCGAGCAATTAAACTCGCAGGTTTTGTGAACACTCCCCTCTATGTAGTTCACGTGATGAGCATTGATGCTATGGAAGAAATTTCTAAAGCTCGTAAATCAG GGCTGAAGGTTATTGGAGAACCAGTAGTTTCTGGGTTAGTGCTGAATGATTCTTGGCTTTGGGATCCTGACTTTATCACTGCCGCTAA GTATGTCATGAGTCCCCCTATAAGGGCCGCAGGACATGGCAAAGCCCTTCAAGCTGCTCTTTCAATGGGAACTCTGCAG CTTGTAGGAACCGATCATTGTACCTTCAACTCAACACAGAAAGCTCTTGGAATTGATGATTTCCAGAAAATTCCAAATGGTGTCAATGGTAGTCACAGAAATG GTATTGAGGAGAGGATGCATCTTGTATGGGATACAATGGTG GAATCCGGTCAAATTTCTGTTACTGACTATGTCCGGGTGACAAGTACCGAATG TGCTAGGATTTTCAATATATATCCGAGGAAGGGAGCAATTCGTGCCGGTTCGGATGCAGATATAATTATACTCAATCCGAACTCAAGCTTTGAAATAAGTGCAAAGTCCCACCACTCTAGATCTGATACCAATGTCTACGAGGGATGGAGAGGGAAG GGAAAGGTTGAAGTGACCATTTCTGGTGGAAGGGTTgtttggttaaatgatgagtTGAAGGTTTTTCCTGGTTCTGGCAAGTATGTAGAAATGCGACCTTTCAGTTATCTTTTCAATGGAATTGGCAAGGCAGATGCAAAGTATCTATCTTCTCTTAAAGCCCCTGTAAAGCGTTTCAGAGCTACCACATAA
- the LOC18780549 gene encoding uncharacterized protein LOC18780549 has protein sequence MGHREEKNARRSVPQFGGWDQNGPDPTNYTVVFTQARANRKQNKTDLTEFKRNSLGNEQEFLAAHSQHGHHQQDDSVMRKKTILTYINCCIRP, from the exons ATGGGTCACAGGGAGGAG AAAAATGCTCGGAGGTCTGTCCCTCAGTTCGGAGGATGGGATCAAAATGGCCCAGATCCTACAAACTACACCGTGGTGTTCACCCAAGCTCGTGCTAACAGGAAGCAAAACAAGACAGACTTGACTGAGTTCAAGCGCAACAGCCTGGGGAATGAACAGGAATTCTTGGCTGCTCATTCTCAACATGGTCATCATCAACAAGACGATTCTGTCATG AGGAAAAAGACGATTCTGACCTACATAAATTGCTGTATTAGGCCTTGA
- the LOC18780627 gene encoding dihydropyrimidinase isoform X2, whose protein sequence is MAYSSSPQRLLHLLSLILLLFAFCSISESSQFCDAGFGYGESCGVSSSSSTKLLIKGGTVVNAHEMEVADVYVEDGIIVAVRPNIKVGDDVTVLEATGKFVMPGGIDPHTHLDMEFMGSGTIDDFFSGQAAALAGGTTMHIDFVIPVNGSLLSGLEAYEKKSKKSCMDYGFHMAITKWDEVVSKEMEIMVNEKGINSFKFFMAYKGSFMINDELLLQAFKKCKSLGALAMVHAENGDAVYEGQRRMIELGITGPEGHALSRPPVLEGEATARAIKLAGFVNTPLYVVHVMSIDAMEEISKARKSGLKVIGEPVVSGLVLNDSWLWDPDFITAAKYVMSPPIRAAGHGKALQAALSMGTLQLVGTDHCTFNSTQKALGIDDFQKIPNGVNGIEERMHLVWDTMVESGQISVTDYVRVTSTECARIFNIYPRKGAIRAGSDADIIILNPNSSFEISAKSHHSRSDTNVYEGWRGKGKVEVTISGGRVVWLNDELKVFPGSGKYVEMRPFSYLFNGIGKADAKYLSSLKAPVKRFRATT, encoded by the exons ATGGCGTACAGCTCCAGTCCTCAACGCCTCCTCCATCTGTTATCTCTCATCCTTCTTCTCTTCGCCTTTTGTTCCATCTCAGAATCAAGCCAG TTTTGCGATGCTGGATTTGGATATGGCGAGTCGTGTGGCGTTTCTTCGTCTTCGTCGACCAAGTTGTTGATCAAAGGCGGAACTGTAGTGAATGCTCATGAGATGGAGGTCGCTGATGTTTATGTGGAGGATGGAATCATTGTTGCTGTTAGGCCTAATATTAAG GTTGGTGATGATGTCACTGTGCTTGAGGCCACTGGAAAGTTTGTCATGCCAG GAGGCATTGATCCTCATACCCACCTAGACATGGAGTTCATGGGTTCAGGAACCATTGATGATTTCTTCAGTGGTCAGGCTGCGGCGTTAGCTGGTGGAACAACAATGCACATTGACTTTGTTATACCAGTTAATGGAAGTTTATTGTCAGGATTAGAAGCTTATGAAAAAAAGTCTAAGAAGTCCTGCATGGATTATGGTTTCCATATGGCAATTACAAAATGGGATGAAGTTGTttcaaaagaaatggaaataaTGGTCAATGAGAAAG GTATAAACtctttcaagtttttcatGGCATACAAGGGGTCTTTTATGATCAATGATGAGCTTCTGCTACAAGCATTCAAAAAGTGCAAGTCTCTTGGTGCGTTAGCTATGGTTCATGCAGAAAATGGAGATGCTGTATATGAAGGACAGAGAAGAATGATAGAACTTGGTATTACTGGTCCAGAGGGACATGCTCTTTCAAGGCCCCCAGTG CTGGAAGGAGAAGCAACTGCTCGAGCAATTAAACTCGCAGGTTTTGTGAACACTCCCCTCTATGTAGTTCACGTGATGAGCATTGATGCTATGGAAGAAATTTCTAAAGCTCGTAAATCAG GGCTGAAGGTTATTGGAGAACCAGTAGTTTCTGGGTTAGTGCTGAATGATTCTTGGCTTTGGGATCCTGACTTTATCACTGCCGCTAA GTATGTCATGAGTCCCCCTATAAGGGCCGCAGGACATGGCAAAGCCCTTCAAGCTGCTCTTTCAATGGGAACTCTGCAG CTTGTAGGAACCGATCATTGTACCTTCAACTCAACACAGAAAGCTCTTGGAATTGATGATTTCCAGAAAATTCCAAATGGTGTCAATG GTATTGAGGAGAGGATGCATCTTGTATGGGATACAATGGTG GAATCCGGTCAAATTTCTGTTACTGACTATGTCCGGGTGACAAGTACCGAATG TGCTAGGATTTTCAATATATATCCGAGGAAGGGAGCAATTCGTGCCGGTTCGGATGCAGATATAATTATACTCAATCCGAACTCAAGCTTTGAAATAAGTGCAAAGTCCCACCACTCTAGATCTGATACCAATGTCTACGAGGGATGGAGAGGGAAG GGAAAGGTTGAAGTGACCATTTCTGGTGGAAGGGTTgtttggttaaatgatgagtTGAAGGTTTTTCCTGGTTCTGGCAAGTATGTAGAAATGCGACCTTTCAGTTATCTTTTCAATGGAATTGGCAAGGCAGATGCAAAGTATCTATCTTCTCTTAAAGCCCCTGTAAAGCGTTTCAGAGCTACCACATAA